A window from Citrus sinensis cultivar Valencia sweet orange chromosome 3, DVS_A1.0, whole genome shotgun sequence encodes these proteins:
- the LOC102628428 gene encoding uncharacterized protein LOC102628428, translating to MAKAAATSLFQNLRRFIKKPWEITGVCSDPEYMGPLRKAAEYRVRCPATPEQQAIIPTSNPETVYDIKYYSRDQRRNRPPIRRTILKKADVEKMMKEKTFDVTDFPPVFLTGAVEEDINAVGGGYQK from the coding sequence ATGGCGAAGGCAGCTGCCACGTCATTGTTCCAAAACCTGCGTCGGTTTATTAAAAAACCGTGGGAAATAACCGGGGTCTGCTCCGACCCGGAATACATGGGACCTCTGCGAAAGGCCGCCGAGTACCGGGTCAGGTGCCCCGCCACCCCCGAACAGCAGGCCATCATCCCGACTTCCAACCCGGAAACCGTTTACGACATCAAGTACTATTCCCGCGACCAGCGCCGCAACCGTCCCCCCATCCGCCGTACGATTCTGAAGAAGGCTGACGtggagaagatgatgaaggagAAGACCTTTGACGTCACCGATTTCCCTCCCGTTTTTTTGACTGGTGCGGTCGAAGAGGATATTAACGCTGTCGGTGGAGGATatcagaaataa